The proteins below are encoded in one region of Nitrospira defluvii:
- a CDS encoding HypC/HybG/HupF family hydrogenase formation chaperone, protein MCLAVPGQVLSITDDQLRTATVSFGGAMKEVSLALVPEADVGDYVIVHVGFAISKLDEEAAQRTLRMLRMISEE, encoded by the coding sequence ATGTGCTTAGCGGTTCCCGGGCAAGTCCTCAGTATCACGGATGACCAACTCCGTACCGCCACGGTGTCCTTCGGCGGCGCCATGAAAGAGGTCTCGCTTGCGCTCGTGCCAGAAGCTGACGTCGGGGACTATGTGATCGTGCATGTGGGATTTGCCATCAGCAAACTGGATGAGGAAGCGGCCCAGCGGACGCTAAGAATGTTGCGGATGATCAGTGAGGAGTAA
- the hypD gene encoding hydrogenase formation protein HypD produces MKYVDEYRERATAAALAETIQQMVRRPWTIMEVCGGQTHAIVRFGLDALLPPNLTLVHGPGCPVCVTPIGLIDHALHLASLPRVIFCSFGDMLRVPGSQGDLFGVKAAGGDVRIVYSPLDALELARANPDREVVCFAVGFETTAPAYAMAAIHARRLGLTNFSLLAAHVLVPPAMETILSAPGCLVQGFLAAGHVCTVMGYEEYEDLARRYRVPIVVTGFEPIDILEGIAMLVRQLEEGRAGVENQYSRSVRREGNVAAQAAVREVFEPTLRAWRGIGDIPQSGLRLTPAYAGIDAAARFRDALAQAGSVGAEDPDCRSGLVLQGLLKPPDCPAFATRCTPEQPLGAPMVSSEGACAAYYRYRRGAGHGARGER; encoded by the coding sequence ATGAAATACGTCGATGAATACAGAGAGCGTGCGACCGCCGCGGCATTGGCCGAGACGATACAGCAGATGGTGCGCCGTCCCTGGACGATCATGGAAGTCTGCGGCGGACAAACTCATGCGATTGTGCGGTTCGGTCTCGATGCCTTGTTGCCGCCGAACCTCACCCTAGTGCATGGGCCTGGCTGTCCCGTCTGTGTTACGCCGATCGGCTTAATCGACCACGCGCTCCACCTCGCGTCGTTGCCGCGAGTGATCTTCTGCTCTTTCGGGGACATGCTGCGCGTGCCTGGCTCGCAGGGGGATCTGTTCGGCGTCAAGGCTGCGGGGGGAGATGTCCGCATCGTGTATTCGCCGCTGGATGCGTTGGAGTTAGCCCGCGCGAACCCTGATCGCGAGGTCGTGTGTTTCGCGGTGGGGTTCGAGACGACTGCGCCGGCCTATGCGATGGCGGCGATCCATGCGCGGCGCCTGGGTCTCACCAACTTCAGTCTGCTCGCGGCCCATGTGCTCGTGCCGCCGGCCATGGAAACCATTCTGTCCGCTCCCGGCTGTCTCGTGCAGGGATTTTTGGCGGCCGGGCATGTCTGTACGGTCATGGGCTATGAAGAGTACGAAGACCTGGCGCGCCGCTATCGCGTGCCCATCGTGGTCACGGGGTTTGAGCCGATCGACATCCTGGAAGGGATTGCGATGCTGGTTCGCCAATTGGAAGAAGGACGGGCGGGCGTCGAGAACCAGTACAGCAGATCCGTGCGCCGCGAGGGCAACGTGGCGGCGCAAGCGGCCGTGCGAGAAGTCTTCGAACCGACGCTGCGGGCCTGGCGTGGCATCGGCGACATTCCTCAGAGCGGTCTGAGACTCACGCCGGCCTATGCCGGCATCGATGCGGCGGCGCGATTTCGTGACGCGCTCGCCCAAGCCGGGTCGGTGGGTGCAGAAGATCCCGACTGTCGGAGCGGTTTGGTGTTGCAGGGCTTGCTCAAACCGCCGGACTGCCCGGCCTTTGCCACGCGCTGCACGCCGGAGCAACCGCTCGGCGCGCCGATGGTGTCCAGTGAAGGAGCCTGCGCCGCGTATTACCGCTATAGACGGGGTGCGGGGCACGGGGCGAGAGGCGAGAGGTAA
- the hypE gene encoding hydrogenase expression/formation protein HypE, which produces MADHQALHLHCSVPVRSATVQLAHGGGGRLMQELIRDIFVRAFDNPMLAQLHDGATWPVAEGTLAFTTDSYVVSPLFFPGGDIGSLAVHGTINDLAMCGAMPLYLSAGFILEEGLSMETLQNVVESMAKAAEEAGVQVVTGDTKVVDRGKGDGVFINTAGIGVVPPGIRIGPDEVKSGDAILLSGDLGSHGVAVLSVREGLRFTGEIESDSAPLHRVVRDLLGSGVPVHCLRDLTRGGLASALNELAVGANSGMTIEESLIPVRESVRGACELLGLDPLYVANEGRFIAFVPESHVDEALAAMRRHRVAHQAVRIGSVTDVGSPIVALRTVLGTHRILDLLSGEQLPRIC; this is translated from the coding sequence ATGGCAGACCACCAAGCACTGCACCTGCATTGTTCCGTGCCGGTGAGAAGCGCGACCGTGCAGCTGGCGCATGGCGGGGGCGGGCGCCTCATGCAGGAGTTGATCCGGGACATATTCGTCCGGGCTTTTGACAACCCGATGCTGGCGCAATTACATGACGGCGCGACCTGGCCGGTGGCCGAAGGCACCCTCGCCTTTACCACGGATTCCTACGTGGTATCTCCATTGTTCTTCCCCGGCGGGGACATCGGGAGCTTGGCCGTGCATGGGACGATCAATGACCTCGCCATGTGCGGCGCCATGCCGCTGTATCTGAGTGCTGGGTTTATCCTGGAAGAAGGCCTCAGCATGGAGACGCTGCAGAACGTGGTGGAGTCCATGGCCAAGGCGGCGGAAGAGGCGGGGGTGCAGGTCGTGACCGGAGATACGAAGGTGGTGGATCGGGGCAAAGGCGACGGGGTTTTTATCAACACTGCCGGGATTGGAGTCGTGCCGCCTGGTATTCGGATCGGGCCGGATGAGGTGAAATCAGGTGATGCCATCTTGCTGAGCGGAGATCTGGGGTCTCACGGCGTCGCGGTCCTCAGCGTGCGTGAAGGGTTGCGCTTCACCGGCGAAATCGAAAGCGACTCGGCGCCGTTGCATCGGGTCGTGCGGGACCTGCTGGGAAGTGGAGTGCCTGTCCATTGTCTGCGCGATCTGACTCGCGGCGGCCTGGCCAGTGCGCTCAATGAACTCGCTGTCGGGGCGAACTCGGGTATGACCATTGAAGAATCGCTCATTCCTGTGCGCGAGTCTGTGCGCGGCGCATGCGAACTGCTGGGGCTCGATCCCTTGTATGTCGCGAACGAAGGACGGTTTATCGCCTTCGTGCCGGAATCGCATGTGGATGAGGCGTTGGCCGCCATGCGCCGACACAGGGTCGCGCATCAGGCGGTTCGCATCGGCTCGGTCACGGATGTCGGCTCTCCCATCGTTGCGTTGCGCACGGTGCTGGGAACACACCGCATCCTCGATCTGTTGTCGGGCGAGCAACTGCCTCGCATTTGCTAA
- a CDS encoding MgtC/SapB family protein: MAFDEIFWGFLIALGAGALIGLQRQQSRDEEKGPGVGGLRTFPLIALAGALSTFIAHTMGMWPMLGAMVVIGVFLAVSQYQESSRSADPGITTQVAALITFLLGVLALSPGIPLPVGDRYLLIVASAGVVMALLSFKEPLHQAVARISDDDLYATAKFVVLAVVVLPLLPNRTYGPFNVVNPFHVALMVVLIAGMSFLGYIAMRIAGPRHGLLATGMLGGLVSSTAVTISLATRARESPPMVALAAVATVLASSTMFLRMLVVIGVVAPNLLTSLIWPLWIMALGGYGTALLFYLKSRAILHEVPPVLYYNPLELGTALKFGLFYAVVIVVAKGAQIVLGDQGLYASSVLAGTTDVDAITLSVARFHQEGLDTRTAATAITAAAMTNTITKAALAAWFGGKPLAWRVALGLGVALAGGAVTLVFTT; encoded by the coding sequence ATGGCTTTTGACGAGATCTTCTGGGGGTTTCTGATCGCGCTGGGCGCTGGAGCGCTCATCGGCCTGCAACGCCAGCAGTCCAGGGATGAGGAAAAAGGCCCCGGCGTCGGCGGCCTTCGGACCTTTCCGCTCATTGCGTTGGCCGGCGCCCTCTCCACATTTATCGCACATACGATGGGGATGTGGCCCATGCTGGGTGCCATGGTGGTGATCGGCGTTTTCCTGGCCGTCTCGCAGTATCAAGAGTCGAGCCGAAGCGCGGACCCGGGGATTACCACGCAAGTGGCGGCCCTCATCACCTTTCTCCTGGGGGTCCTGGCTCTCTCGCCTGGGATTCCCTTGCCTGTCGGAGACCGCTATCTCCTGATTGTCGCCAGTGCCGGTGTGGTGATGGCCCTGCTGTCGTTCAAGGAGCCGCTGCACCAGGCGGTGGCCCGCATCTCCGATGACGATCTGTACGCGACGGCGAAGTTTGTGGTGCTCGCGGTGGTCGTTCTGCCGTTGCTGCCCAACCGCACCTACGGTCCCTTCAATGTCGTAAATCCCTTCCATGTGGCGCTCATGGTCGTGTTGATCGCAGGGATGAGTTTCCTCGGGTACATCGCGATGCGGATTGCCGGTCCGCGTCACGGCCTCCTGGCGACCGGCATGCTGGGGGGACTGGTGTCCTCCACGGCCGTCACGATCAGCCTGGCGACGCGGGCGCGGGAATCACCGCCGATGGTTGCGCTCGCCGCCGTCGCGACGGTGTTGGCGTCGAGCACCATGTTTCTGCGTATGCTCGTCGTGATCGGAGTCGTCGCTCCCAATCTGCTCACGAGTCTGATCTGGCCGTTGTGGATCATGGCGCTCGGCGGCTATGGGACGGCGCTGCTGTTCTATCTCAAGTCGCGTGCGATTCTCCACGAGGTGCCCCCTGTTCTTTATTATAATCCGCTCGAACTGGGCACGGCGTTGAAGTTCGGCCTCTTTTATGCGGTCGTGATTGTCGTGGCCAAAGGCGCGCAGATCGTCCTCGGCGACCAGGGACTCTATGCCTCCAGTGTGCTGGCCGGGACAACCGATGTCGATGCGATCACCCTCTCGGTGGCTCGGTTTCACCAGGAGGGATTGGATACGCGGACCGCGGCGACCGCGATCACGGCGGCGGCGATGACGAACACGATCACCAAAGCGGCTCTTGCCGCCTGGTTCGGCGGCAAACCGTTGGCCTGGCGGGTGGCGCTGGGCTTGGGTGTGGCATTGGCCGGCGGCGCTGTGACGCTGGTCTTCACCACATAG
- the nhaR gene encoding transcriptional activator NhaR: MEWLNYHHLLYFWSVAKHGSVRKACEELRLAQPTISAQIRVLEEALGERLFARSGRHLILTEMGRVVFGYAEDIFSLGQDLMNTVKGRSGGRSMRLTVGIADAVPKLLATRILKPAFTLSYLARIVCLEGTLDRLLADLAIHRLDLVIGDTQAPSTVNVQAYSHLMGESTITLFATAKLATRYRRNFPQSLEGAPFLLPTSHATLRRLLDTWLVRKELHPNIIGEFEDSATLKAIGHDGYGIFPGSTVMEKEICRQYQVRMLGRVDGVKQRFYAITVERKLEHPAVRTIFEAARRELLT; the protein is encoded by the coding sequence ATGGAATGGCTGAACTATCACCATCTCTTGTATTTCTGGTCGGTCGCTAAACACGGAAGCGTGCGCAAAGCCTGTGAAGAGCTCCGTCTGGCTCAACCGACCATCAGCGCGCAGATACGGGTCTTGGAAGAAGCTCTGGGCGAACGGTTGTTCGCTCGATCGGGGCGACACTTAATCCTGACGGAGATGGGGAGAGTCGTATTCGGCTACGCAGAAGATATCTTTTCCCTGGGACAAGACTTGATGAACACGGTCAAAGGCCGTAGCGGCGGGCGATCCATGCGCCTTACCGTCGGTATCGCCGATGCGGTGCCGAAGCTGCTCGCTACCCGGATTCTGAAGCCCGCGTTCACGCTCTCCTACCTCGCACGCATCGTCTGCTTGGAAGGCACACTGGACCGGCTCTTGGCCGACCTCGCGATTCACAGGCTGGATCTCGTCATCGGCGACACGCAGGCGCCTTCGACCGTCAACGTCCAAGCCTATAGCCACTTGATGGGGGAATCCACCATCACTCTCTTTGCCACAGCGAAGCTCGCAACGCGCTATCGCCGGAACTTCCCGCAGTCATTGGAAGGTGCCCCGTTCTTATTGCCGACCTCTCACGCGACACTCCGCCGGCTCTTAGATACCTGGCTGGTTCGCAAGGAACTTCACCCCAACATCATCGGAGAATTTGAAGATAGCGCGACCTTGAAGGCGATCGGTCACGATGGGTACGGGATTTTTCCGGGCTCGACCGTCATGGAGAAGGAAATCTGCCGGCAGTATCAGGTGCGCATGCTGGGCCGAGTGGATGGCGTCAAACAGCGTTTTTACGCGATCACGGTGGAGCGTAAGCTGGAGCATCCCGCTGTGCGAACGATCTTCGAGGCAGCACGCCGGGAACTCCTGACCTAG
- a CDS encoding sugar phosphate nucleotidyltransferase: MTDQRDAGRMVSNIVLAGGEGERVKPLVQRWLGRPRPKQYCAFVGTRSMFQHTVDRVTQLSPADCAVVVAARHHRPDVESQLRGRPIGKLLLQPANRDTAAGVFLPLSYVWGRHPQATVVVHPSDHFIFPEHRFLDTVRHAIASVDATPDQMLLLGVQPDRLETEYGWIERGPALTGAPGHPVHAMSSFLEKPSAELADAALRGGALWNTLVLAAKADTLWQAGYACFPDMMPLFERLASAWDRPGECAALEGVYQEMPAYNFSSHLLQRLPDHVAVMELAGVLWSDWGKPERIAETIRRIGKTPAFPLDCLDRPFAPHPVPELARQVPVFA; the protein is encoded by the coding sequence ATGACCGATCAAAGAGATGCGGGTCGGATGGTGTCGAATATCGTGTTGGCCGGCGGGGAAGGGGAACGGGTCAAGCCTCTGGTGCAGCGATGGTTGGGGCGGCCTCGACCGAAGCAATATTGCGCCTTCGTCGGGACCCGGTCAATGTTTCAACACACGGTGGACCGTGTTACGCAGCTCTCGCCGGCGGACTGCGCCGTCGTTGTCGCGGCTCGCCACCATCGGCCCGATGTGGAATCCCAATTGCGCGGCCGGCCGATTGGCAAACTCCTGTTGCAACCCGCCAACCGCGATACGGCGGCGGGTGTGTTCCTGCCGCTGTCCTACGTATGGGGGCGCCATCCTCAAGCGACGGTTGTGGTGCATCCGTCGGATCACTTCATTTTTCCGGAACACCGATTTCTCGATACCGTGCGCCACGCGATCGCGTCTGTCGACGCCACCCCGGATCAGATGCTCTTGTTGGGCGTTCAGCCGGATCGGTTGGAGACTGAGTACGGATGGATTGAACGTGGCCCGGCATTGACCGGGGCGCCGGGTCATCCGGTCCATGCGATGTCGTCATTCCTCGAAAAGCCATCGGCTGAGCTAGCGGATGCGGCACTCCGGGGGGGAGCCTTGTGGAACACGCTGGTCCTTGCCGCCAAGGCGGACACGTTGTGGCAAGCCGGGTATGCCTGTTTCCCCGACATGATGCCCCTCTTTGAGCGGCTGGCGTCCGCCTGGGACCGTCCGGGCGAATGCGCGGCGTTGGAGGGGGTCTATCAGGAGATGCCGGCCTATAACTTTTCTTCGCACCTCCTGCAACGGCTGCCGGACCATGTGGCGGTCATGGAACTGGCCGGTGTGCTGTGGAGCGACTGGGGCAAGCCGGAACGGATCGCAGAAACGATTCGCCGTATCGGCAAGACTCCGGCGTTTCCTTTGGACTGCCTTGATCGGCCGTTCGCCCCACACCCGGTTCCGGAGCTTGCACGGCAGGTGCCGGTGTTTGCCTAA
- the nrfH gene encoding cytochrome c nitrite reductase small subunit has translation MTPFPQQASPGAAGWFLAAALGCVVGIGLYTFVYARGASYLTDDPKACVNCHVMNPQYDGWVKSSHRTVAVCNDCHTPEGFVPKYASKAFNGFLHAAAFTAGRFPDEIQIKPHMRAIADQACMKCHAEIVQAINVSDDRAGQLSCVRCHHNVGHQ, from the coding sequence ATGACTCCTTTCCCTCAACAGGCTTCGCCGGGTGCCGCCGGATGGTTCCTCGCCGCCGCTCTTGGTTGCGTCGTGGGGATCGGATTGTACACCTTCGTATACGCCCGAGGAGCGTCGTACCTCACCGATGATCCCAAGGCCTGTGTCAACTGTCATGTGATGAATCCACAGTATGACGGGTGGGTCAAATCGAGTCATCGGACGGTCGCGGTCTGTAACGATTGCCACACGCCTGAGGGGTTCGTTCCCAAATATGCCTCGAAAGCGTTCAACGGGTTTCTTCATGCGGCGGCTTTTACCGCGGGACGATTTCCGGACGAGATTCAGATCAAGCCGCACATGCGGGCCATCGCCGATCAGGCCTGCATGAAGTGTCACGCGGAGATCGTGCAGGCCATCAATGTGTCGGATGACCGCGCGGGACAGCTGTCCTGTGTCCGCTGTCATCACAATGTCGGGCACCAGTAA
- a CDS encoding ammonia-forming cytochrome c nitrite reductase subunit c552, with amino-acid sequence MNEKGRISPKLVFLVLIAAGVVFALAALLVNIFQRQQEAKNTFVRVVELTDRTEDPAEWGKNFPFQFDAYRRTVDQVRTRFGGSEAVPRTPTDADPRSVVAQSKIEEDPRLKTLWAGYAFAHDFREERGHAFMLEDQAYTGRQAVVPQPGTCLQCHSSAYAPMMTLGEGDLMKGFEKMNQLPYAEARKLVNHPVTCLDCHAPDTMQLRITRPAFIEGIRALKARDGIKNYDPNTMATRQEMRAFVCGQCHVEYYFKGPEKRLTFPWANGLRADEMLTYYEETRFKDWTHADSGAPTLKAQHPEFELWSQGIHARSGVSCADCHMPYKREGAMKVSDHHVRSPLLNINRACQTCHKWPEAELKARVETVQHRTFELRNRAMDAVVALISDLKGARQRGETVADISAAQGFQRQAQFLLDFVEAENSTGFHAPQEAARVLGMSIDLARQGQLALRERKGP; translated from the coding sequence ATGAATGAGAAGGGCCGAATCTCGCCGAAGCTTGTATTTCTTGTGCTAATCGCGGCGGGTGTCGTCTTTGCCCTGGCCGCGCTCCTGGTAAACATTTTCCAGCGCCAGCAGGAGGCCAAGAACACGTTCGTCCGCGTCGTTGAGTTGACCGATCGGACCGAGGACCCGGCAGAGTGGGGCAAGAACTTTCCGTTTCAATTCGATGCATACCGCCGGACGGTCGATCAAGTGCGCACGCGCTTCGGCGGGAGCGAAGCGGTGCCGCGCACGCCCACGGATGCTGATCCCCGCTCGGTGGTCGCCCAGTCGAAGATCGAAGAAGACCCGCGACTGAAAACCCTGTGGGCCGGCTATGCATTCGCCCATGATTTCCGCGAGGAGCGCGGCCACGCCTTCATGTTGGAAGACCAGGCCTATACCGGACGACAGGCTGTCGTGCCGCAGCCGGGCACCTGTCTCCAGTGTCATTCGTCCGCCTATGCGCCCATGATGACCCTCGGAGAGGGCGACCTGATGAAGGGGTTTGAGAAGATGAACCAGTTGCCGTATGCCGAGGCGAGAAAGCTCGTGAATCATCCCGTCACGTGCCTCGACTGCCATGCACCGGACACAATGCAGCTTCGCATCACCAGACCGGCCTTTATCGAAGGCATCCGCGCGCTCAAGGCGCGCGACGGCATCAAGAACTACGATCCCAATACCATGGCCACCCGTCAGGAGATGCGCGCATTTGTCTGCGGCCAGTGCCATGTGGAGTATTACTTCAAGGGCCCGGAGAAGCGCTTGACTTTTCCCTGGGCGAACGGTCTGCGCGCCGATGAGATGCTCACGTACTACGAAGAGACCCGGTTCAAGGACTGGACCCACGCCGACAGCGGCGCGCCGACGCTCAAGGCTCAGCATCCGGAATTCGAACTATGGAGCCAGGGGATTCACGCCCGCTCGGGTGTGTCCTGTGCCGACTGCCATATGCCCTACAAACGTGAAGGCGCGATGAAGGTCAGCGATCACCATGTGCGCAGCCCGCTCCTCAACATCAACCGCGCCTGCCAAACGTGCCACAAATGGCCGGAGGCTGAACTCAAAGCGCGGGTCGAGACCGTCCAGCACCGGACGTTCGAGCTGAGAAATCGAGCCATGGACGCAGTGGTGGCCTTGATCAGCGACCTAAAGGGAGCGCGCCAACGCGGAGAGACAGTCGCCGACATCTCCGCCGCCCAAGGGTTTCAGCGCCAGGCCCAATTCCTGTTGGATTTCGTCGAGGCGGAAAACTCCACCGGCTTCCACGCGCCGCAGGAAGCGGCCCGCGTGTTAGGGATGTCGATCGACTTAGCCCGTCAGGGGCAACTCGCGCTTCGTGAACGGAAAGGGCCCTAG